The Salinibaculum sp. SYNS191 genome has a window encoding:
- a CDS encoding thiolase C-terminal domain-containing protein, whose product MDVAIVGASMTPFGERDAWIRELLAEAGRACLDDAPVGREAVEHLYVSNMASGELEGQTGTMNALAHDLGVLGAYAERVDQTSASGAAGVYEAWQSVASGASEMTLLVGGEKMTHRETAETSDVVASVTHPVEYKHGVTLPAFGGMAARLYMEEYDVPRESLARVAVKNHANGALNPDAQFQKAVDLETVLESPVVNDPLRLYDYCPVTDGAAALLFCPVAVAEEYTDEYVRVAGVAGATDTHVVHERPDPLALSAVAESGRQAYEMAGWEPTDVDVAELHDMVTVLEPLELEALGFAERGEGWRLAEDGTTARDGDLPVNPSGGLKARGHPLGATGVAQAVELYWQLRGEAGERQVDCERGLATNVGGFGNCVITTLLEAGAA is encoded by the coding sequence ATGGATGTCGCAATCGTCGGCGCGTCGATGACCCCCTTCGGGGAGCGCGACGCGTGGATACGCGAACTGCTCGCGGAGGCCGGCCGGGCGTGTCTCGACGACGCGCCGGTCGGACGCGAGGCCGTCGAGCACCTCTACGTCTCCAACATGGCGAGCGGGGAACTGGAGGGCCAGACCGGGACGATGAACGCGCTCGCCCACGACCTGGGCGTACTGGGCGCCTACGCCGAGCGGGTCGACCAGACCTCGGCGTCGGGTGCCGCGGGCGTCTACGAGGCCTGGCAGTCGGTCGCCTCCGGGGCCAGCGAGATGACGCTGCTCGTCGGCGGGGAGAAGATGACCCACCGCGAGACCGCCGAGACGTCGGACGTGGTGGCGTCGGTCACCCACCCCGTCGAGTACAAACACGGCGTGACGCTGCCGGCGTTCGGCGGGATGGCCGCGCGCCTCTACATGGAGGAGTACGACGTGCCGCGGGAGAGCCTCGCGCGCGTCGCGGTGAAGAACCACGCCAACGGCGCGCTCAACCCCGACGCGCAGTTTCAGAAGGCGGTCGACCTGGAGACGGTACTGGAGAGTCCGGTCGTCAACGACCCGCTCCGGCTCTACGACTACTGTCCGGTCACCGACGGGGCCGCGGCGCTCCTGTTCTGTCCGGTCGCCGTCGCCGAGGAGTACACCGACGAGTACGTGCGCGTCGCGGGCGTCGCGGGCGCGACGGACACCCACGTCGTCCACGAGCGCCCGGACCCGCTGGCCCTTTCGGCCGTCGCCGAGAGCGGCCGGCAGGCCTACGAGATGGCCGGCTGGGAGCCTACAGACGTCGACGTCGCGGAGCTACACGACATGGTGACGGTGCTGGAACCGCTGGAACTGGAGGCGCTCGGATTCGCCGAGCGCGGCGAGGGCTGGCGACTGGCCGAGGACGGAACGACGGCCCGCGACGGCGACCTGCCGGTCAATCCCTCCGGCGGCCTGAAGGCGCGGGGCCACCCACTCGGCGCGACCGGGGTCGCACAGGCCGTCGAACTCTACTGGCAACTGCGCGGGGAGGCCGGCGAGCGTCAGGTCGACTGCGAGCGCGGCCTGGCGACGAACGTCGGCGGCTTCGGTAACTGCGTGATTACGACGCTGCTGGAGGCGGGTGCGGCATGA
- a CDS encoding HTH domain-containing protein — protein sequence MEHSMHTSEREGGIRVELYERRELPPPAQTQVDEVHHQLDALADQGTIAAVERAEWVKRTPVDDCNHELRDTYLSFTTWARESGTRLTPFFQTRECFTPDEGEHTDWLVMPAFCLAVYEGDTLSAVYPHADEQGTRTVQDGVQALLVEDSEDGAPKTVAAD from the coding sequence ATGGAGCATTCCATGCACACGAGCGAACGTGAGGGGGGAATCCGTGTCGAACTGTACGAACGGAGAGAGTTACCGCCGCCGGCACAGACGCAAGTCGACGAGGTCCACCACCAGCTAGACGCGCTCGCCGACCAGGGCACGATTGCCGCTGTCGAGCGCGCCGAGTGGGTGAAGCGGACGCCGGTCGACGACTGCAATCATGAACTGCGGGACACCTATCTGTCCTTCACGACGTGGGCCCGCGAGTCGGGCACACGGCTGACGCCGTTCTTCCAGACCCGCGAGTGTTTCACCCCGGACGAGGGTGAGCACACCGACTGGCTCGTTATGCCTGCGTTCTGTCTGGCTGTCTACGAGGGGGATACGCTGTCGGCAGTCTACCCCCACGCCGACGAACAGGGGACGCGAACCGTCCAGGACGGGGTCCAGGCCCTCCTCGTCGAGGACTCCGAGGACGGGGCACCCAAGACCGTGGCCGCCGACTGA
- a CDS encoding phosphotransacetylase family protein, whose translation MNTLLVTSTEQSTGKTALSIALARLAQERGLDVGYMKPKGTRLESAVGKTRDQDPMLARELLGIDAEMHELEPIVYSPTFVQAAIRGREDPEALRERIVENFETLAEDRDLMVVEGGGELWTGGIVDLTDADVAELLDADVLLTSRYRDPTDLDQVLAAADSLGDSLYGVIFNAIENADFDGLSEDAMPFLDGRGIESLGALPRDRKLAGITVADLADGIGGKMLTSDAATDGFVERFAVGAMGSNAAFDQFRRTRNAAVITGGDRSDIQTTALEASGVECLVLTGGYRPSSAVIGKAEDNGVPVLMVQSDTRTTIDRVEEALRSGRTRSPAAIDRMAELLDDAVDVEALVGTGSDGGASDDAEVTDDGDSDDDE comes from the coding sequence ATGAACACACTACTCGTCACGTCGACCGAACAGAGTACAGGCAAGACGGCACTCAGCATCGCGCTCGCGCGGCTCGCACAGGAGCGCGGGCTCGACGTCGGCTACATGAAACCGAAGGGCACCCGCCTGGAGAGCGCGGTCGGCAAGACCCGCGACCAGGACCCGATGCTCGCCCGCGAGTTGCTGGGCATCGACGCGGAGATGCACGAACTGGAGCCCATCGTCTACTCGCCGACGTTCGTCCAGGCGGCCATCCGCGGCCGCGAGGACCCCGAGGCGCTGCGCGAACGCATCGTCGAGAACTTCGAGACGCTGGCCGAGGACCGCGACCTGATGGTCGTCGAGGGCGGCGGCGAACTCTGGACGGGCGGCATCGTCGACCTGACGGACGCGGACGTCGCGGAACTGCTCGACGCCGACGTCCTGCTGACGAGCCGGTACCGCGACCCGACTGACCTGGACCAGGTACTCGCGGCCGCGGACAGCCTGGGCGACTCGCTGTACGGCGTCATCTTCAACGCCATCGAGAACGCCGACTTCGACGGCCTCAGCGAGGACGCGATGCCGTTCCTCGACGGGCGCGGCATCGAGTCGCTCGGTGCGCTCCCGCGCGACCGGAAGCTCGCGGGCATCACCGTCGCCGACCTGGCGGACGGCATCGGCGGGAAGATGTTGACCTCCGATGCGGCGACGGACGGCTTCGTCGAACGCTTCGCGGTGGGCGCGATGGGCAGCAACGCCGCCTTCGACCAGTTCCGGCGCACGCGCAACGCGGCGGTCATCACCGGCGGCGACCGGTCGGACATCCAGACGACGGCGCTGGAAGCCTCCGGCGTCGAGTGTCTGGTCCTCACCGGCGGCTACCGACCGTCCAGCGCCGTCATCGGCAAGGCCGAGGACAACGGCGTCCCCGTGCTGATGGTCCAGTCGGACACGCGGACGACCATCGACAGGGTCGAGGAGGCGCTCCGGTCCGGCCGGACGCGCAGTCCGGCAGCCATCGACCGGATGGCGGAACTGCTCGACGACGCCGTGGACGTGGAGGCGCTCGTCGGCACCGGGAGCGACGGCGGGGCAAGCGACGACGCCGAAGTCACTGACGACGGCGACAGCGACGACGACGAGTAG
- a CDS encoding DUF7547 family protein, protein MSETDADLPALLSELTRSLETLQDELEPSDRRARPPTPRELARFTSEVTIPAIVLVLETNIRALRLVQRALRFADGRDVRPSDDGPRTRQRAVELGRATLSRLDETLTDLGEALEGRPPDDEARELLTRIRDIEDDIEAQLEATGAEAEPGPDGVEVDVDAELASLKDDVSDDDVNEGDDDNV, encoded by the coding sequence ATGAGCGAGACGGACGCGGACCTGCCGGCGCTTCTGTCCGAGTTGACCCGGTCGCTGGAGACCCTACAGGACGAACTGGAGCCGTCCGACCGGCGGGCCCGCCCCCCGACGCCGCGGGAACTCGCCCGCTTCACGAGCGAGGTCACCATCCCCGCCATCGTGCTCGTCCTCGAAACGAACATCCGGGCGCTGCGGCTCGTCCAGCGCGCGCTGCGGTTCGCCGACGGACGCGACGTCCGCCCGTCGGACGACGGCCCCCGGACCCGGCAGCGCGCTGTCGAACTGGGGCGCGCGACGCTCTCGCGGCTGGACGAGACGCTGACCGACCTGGGCGAGGCGCTTGAGGGCCGACCACCCGACGACGAGGCACGGGAACTCCTGACCCGCATCCGCGACATCGAGGACGACATCGAGGCACAGCTAGAGGCCACCGGGGCCGAAGCGGAGCCGGGGCCGGACGGTGTCGAGGTGGACGTCGACGCGGAGCTCGCGTCCCTGAAAGATGACGTGTCAGACGACGATGTAAACGAAGGTGACGACGACAACGTCTGA
- a CDS encoding class I SAM-dependent methyltransferase, whose product MDRSQVKAAWERVADAYASTRRADGEDAALVGELCADLPADATVLDVGCGDGRRTLANVTGATAIGMDVARRQVELARRNVPDAHVLQGDMLSIPLADDSVDAVTAYHAVFHVDRDRHGEVYDEFARVLRPGGRVLMTVGSSSYEQVRSNWLQSGESMYFSTPGMRGTRDLLAAAGFEVVWERRVDDPLGSTVPFVLAELTD is encoded by the coding sequence ATGGACCGCAGTCAGGTCAAGGCCGCCTGGGAACGGGTCGCAGACGCCTACGCCTCCACGCGCCGCGCCGACGGCGAGGACGCCGCCCTCGTCGGCGAACTCTGCGCCGACCTCCCGGCGGACGCGACTGTCCTCGACGTCGGCTGTGGCGACGGCCGGCGGACGCTGGCGAACGTCACCGGTGCCACCGCTATCGGGATGGACGTCGCACGCCGGCAGGTCGAACTGGCCCGCCGGAACGTCCCCGACGCGCACGTTCTCCAGGGCGATATGCTCTCGATTCCGCTCGCCGACGACAGCGTCGACGCTGTCACCGCCTACCACGCCGTCTTCCACGTCGACCGCGACCGCCACGGCGAGGTCTACGACGAGTTCGCGCGCGTCCTCCGGCCGGGCGGCCGGGTGCTGATGACCGTCGGCTCCTCCTCGTACGAACAGGTCCGCTCGAACTGGCTGCAGAGTGGCGAGTCGATGTACTTCAGCACTCCGGGGATGCGGGGCACCCGCGACCTGCTGGCGGCCGCCGGGTTCGAGGTGGTCTGGGAGCGCCGCGTCGACGACCCGCTCGGAAGCACCGTCCCGTTCGTCCTCGCGGAGTTGACCGACTGA
- the dpsA gene encoding DNA starvation/stationary phase protection protein DpsA: MSTQKTVNQEFGTVEESEALRIDAEKAEQIIDALNADLADAYVLYHQLKKHHWNVEGAEFRDLHLFLGEAAGNVEEAADELAERAQALGGTPVSSMGNLQEHATIEAEDEDVYDIRTSLANDMELYGDVIESLRDHVELAENLGDHATAQILRDILVETEDDAHHIEHYLESDTLVSESTMH, translated from the coding sequence ATGAGCACTCAGAAGACCGTCAACCAGGAGTTCGGTACAGTAGAGGAGAGCGAGGCCCTGCGCATCGACGCGGAGAAGGCCGAGCAGATAATCGACGCGCTGAACGCGGACCTCGCGGACGCGTACGTGCTCTACCACCAGCTCAAGAAGCACCACTGGAACGTCGAGGGCGCGGAGTTCCGCGACCTCCACCTGTTCCTCGGCGAGGCCGCCGGCAACGTCGAGGAGGCCGCCGACGAACTCGCCGAGCGCGCACAGGCGCTGGGCGGGACGCCGGTCTCCAGCATGGGCAACCTCCAGGAGCACGCGACTATCGAGGCCGAGGACGAGGATGTCTACGACATCCGCACGTCACTGGCGAACGACATGGAGCTCTACGGGGACGTCATCGAGAGCCTGCGCGACCACGTGGAACTCGCCGAGAACCTCGGCGACCACGCGACGGCCCAGATACTCCGGGACATTCTGGTCGAGACAGAGGACGACGCGCACCACATCGAGCACTACCTGGAAAGCGATACGCTGGTCTCCGAGTCCACGATGCACTGA
- a CDS encoding Zn-ribbon domain-containing OB-fold protein, which produces MSDDGSDLTAHRCPNGHLTYPGHGRCPDCGEPQTETVDLSERTAEVLTWTESVATPSGVRAPNTLAIVAFDVDGQTVRALGGTTAAVEIGDTVEPVYVDQLRDPEASLRARESQDWGGFRFEPVE; this is translated from the coding sequence ATGAGCGACGACGGGTCGGACCTGACAGCCCACCGCTGTCCGAACGGCCACCTGACCTACCCCGGTCACGGCCGCTGTCCCGACTGCGGCGAACCGCAGACCGAGACCGTCGACCTCTCGGAGCGGACCGCGGAGGTGCTCACCTGGACCGAGAGCGTCGCGACGCCCTCGGGGGTCCGCGCGCCGAACACGCTCGCCATCGTGGCCTTCGACGTCGACGGCCAGACGGTCCGGGCGCTCGGCGGGACGACGGCAGCCGTCGAAATCGGCGACACGGTCGAGCCAGTGTACGTCGACCAGCTCAGAGACCCCGAAGCGAGCCTGCGGGCGCGGGAGAGCCAGGACTGGGGCGGGTTCCGGTTCGAACCCGTCGAGTGA
- a CDS encoding extracellular solute-binding protein — translation MTDTSDSDGEQTDVRAGLTRRRVLASTAALGATSLAGCLGGGDGGDGGAGEITLADFRGSGPLVDARGQPGGTSIEDLPDLSGELNFYLGGGEGGLYLDLIELFSDIYPDFSFGRTLDSSRSLANKLGQEAAAGVSPADVFISVDAGSLGQVADADGALELPSEVTSEVPESLRTNQWVGIAGRARAVPYNTDQLSESDIPDTVRDFPQTSALADGMGWAPTYSAFQSFVTAMRLIRGEDATRQWLNDMLDHGVESFDNEFRVSNQVANGALTAGFANHYYAMRVRNQRQNAPIELTFTSGDAGALINVSGAQIVNGTDNQELAENFLRHLLSAEAQEFFATRTFAYPTVPDVAPVGDLPTIDELNPPDVDLSELSDTGPTLALLDDVGLL, via the coding sequence ATGACTGATACTTCGGATTCCGACGGCGAACAGACGGACGTTCGGGCGGGGCTCACGCGTCGCCGCGTCCTCGCTTCCACCGCAGCGCTGGGTGCCACGTCGCTGGCCGGCTGTCTCGGCGGCGGCGACGGCGGCGACGGCGGCGCGGGCGAGATTACCCTCGCGGACTTCCGCGGCTCCGGGCCGCTGGTCGACGCCCGCGGGCAACCGGGCGGGACGTCCATCGAGGACCTCCCGGACCTCTCCGGGGAGCTGAACTTCTACCTCGGCGGCGGCGAGGGCGGGCTCTACCTCGACCTCATCGAGCTGTTTTCGGACATCTACCCCGACTTCTCGTTCGGGCGGACGCTCGACTCCTCGCGGTCGCTCGCGAACAAACTCGGCCAGGAGGCCGCGGCCGGCGTCAGCCCGGCCGACGTGTTCATCTCCGTCGACGCCGGCTCTCTGGGCCAGGTCGCGGACGCGGACGGCGCACTCGAACTGCCGTCGGAGGTGACCAGCGAGGTCCCCGAGAGCCTCCGGACGAACCAGTGGGTCGGCATCGCCGGCCGCGCCCGCGCCGTCCCCTACAACACCGACCAGCTCTCGGAGAGCGACATCCCGGACACGGTGCGTGACTTCCCCCAGACGAGTGCGCTCGCCGACGGGATGGGCTGGGCACCCACCTACAGCGCCTTCCAGTCGTTCGTCACGGCGATGCGGCTCATCCGCGGCGAAGACGCCACTCGCCAGTGGTTGAACGACATGCTGGACCACGGCGTCGAGTCCTTCGACAACGAGTTCCGCGTCTCGAACCAGGTGGCAAACGGCGCGCTGACGGCCGGCTTCGCGAACCACTACTACGCGATGCGGGTCCGGAACCAGCGCCAGAACGCGCCAATCGAACTCACGTTCACCAGCGGCGACGCGGGCGCGCTCATCAACGTCTCCGGCGCGCAGATAGTCAACGGCACCGACAACCAGGAACTCGCGGAGAACTTCCTCCGCCATCTGCTCTCGGCGGAAGCGCAGGAGTTTTTCGCCACCCGGACGTTTGCCTACCCGACAGTCCCGGACGTGGCACCGGTCGGCGACCTTCCCACCATCGACGAACTGAACCCGCCGGACGTCGACCTCTCGGAACTGTCCGACACGGGGCCGACGCTGGCCCTGCTCGACGACGTCGGACTGCTGTAG
- a CDS encoding alpha-1 4-glucan-protein synthase, which produces MTGTPTDTCVIIPTIREYECVRSYLTNARDHGFDTDRLDVVLVTEDFCDTDAMEQMLDEEGVSGEVFDGTRREAWLDRHGAGEYSHLIPAASHAQTSFGLLYLWAGDFEYGVFIDDDTLPHPEFDFFGRHLRNLQYEGEVESVSSDEQWVNVLYQNADEHGLYPRGYPYSAMDETVETETTEVDDVVASQGLWTNVPDLDAVRILMDGDLQGQAETRTSAGDFDGDFVAAEGQYLTVCSMNLAFRREVVPAFYQLPMDDNEWDVGRFDDIWSGLFLKRACDVLDKQIYNGDPLCEHNKAPRSTFSDLTNEVHGLELNEHVWELVDDAGADATNYAEVFAAIADRLAEGDFEDWENGAFLNHCGEYMRDWLDCLDVLAAAEPAAAGIPTPGDD; this is translated from the coding sequence ATGACCGGAACGCCGACCGACACGTGCGTGATAATCCCGACGATTCGGGAGTACGAGTGCGTGCGCTCGTACCTGACGAACGCGCGCGACCACGGCTTCGACACGGACAGACTCGACGTCGTCCTCGTCACGGAAGACTTCTGTGACACCGACGCGATGGAACAGATGCTCGACGAGGAGGGCGTCTCCGGCGAGGTGTTCGACGGCACCCGCCGCGAGGCCTGGCTCGACCGCCACGGTGCGGGCGAGTACTCGCACCTGATTCCGGCGGCCAGCCACGCCCAGACCTCCTTCGGGTTGCTCTACCTGTGGGCCGGCGACTTCGAGTACGGCGTCTTCATCGACGACGACACGCTCCCACACCCGGAGTTCGACTTCTTCGGTCGACACCTCCGGAACCTGCAGTACGAGGGCGAGGTCGAGTCCGTCTCATCGGACGAGCAGTGGGTCAACGTCCTCTACCAGAACGCCGACGAGCACGGCCTGTACCCGCGCGGGTACCCCTACAGCGCGATGGACGAGACCGTGGAGACGGAGACCACAGAGGTCGACGACGTGGTCGCCTCGCAGGGGCTGTGGACCAACGTCCCGGACCTGGACGCCGTCCGCATCCTGATGGACGGCGACCTGCAGGGCCAGGCCGAAACCAGGACGAGCGCCGGGGACTTCGACGGCGACTTCGTGGCCGCGGAGGGGCAGTACCTCACCGTCTGCTCGATGAACCTCGCCTTCCGGCGCGAGGTCGTTCCCGCGTTCTACCAGCTCCCGATGGACGACAACGAGTGGGACGTCGGCCGCTTCGACGACATCTGGTCGGGGCTGTTCCTCAAACGCGCCTGTGACGTGCTCGACAAGCAGATATACAACGGCGACCCGCTCTGTGAGCACAACAAGGCCCCGCGGTCGACGTTCTCGGACCTCACCAACGAGGTCCACGGCCTGGAACTGAACGAACACGTCTGGGAACTCGTCGACGACGCCGGTGCGGACGCGACGAACTACGCCGAGGTGTTCGCGGCCATCGCCGACCGCCTCGCAGAGGGCGACTTCGAGGACTGGGAGAACGGCGCCTTCCTCAACCACTGCGGCGAGTACATGCGCGACTGGCTGGACTGCCTCGACGTGCTGGCGGCCGCAGAGCCCGCAGCGGCAGGGATTCCCACGCCGGGAGACGACTAG
- a CDS encoding site-2 protease family protein has translation MATSPITGESPPSMRGDFPHPSVLGDAFTVYEVEIDDGDIRYYGEPLGDEEEVVRNVAPRFRKRGYRVRMNYETGEYVLVATERSLSVDGIPWTNVVLFLATVVTTLFAGAQWYGIPVAENPISVVYALPFTLSVLGVLAVHELGHYVLSRRHEVEATLPYFIPIPNALGTFGAVIRMKDTIPDRDALFDIGVAGPLAGLAATVVVTAVGVSLPPVEVGASSIITRIELGYPLLIQGIAAVLGQPLVYDQPGVIVNPVVIGGWVGCLVTLLNLMPVGQLDGAHVTRAVIGDRIGTVQKLVPAFLFGLAGYLTFFGDGRAAGIWVFWGILVLIAARFGSATPVDESPVGSRRRAVAVLTLVLGALCFTPVPIVITG, from the coding sequence ATGGCCACGTCGCCAATAACGGGCGAGTCGCCGCCCTCGATGCGCGGTGACTTCCCCCACCCCAGCGTCCTCGGTGACGCGTTCACAGTCTACGAGGTCGAAATCGACGACGGCGACATCCGCTACTACGGTGAGCCGCTGGGCGACGAGGAGGAGGTCGTCCGGAACGTCGCGCCCCGCTTTCGCAAGCGGGGATACCGCGTCCGGATGAACTACGAGACTGGCGAGTACGTCCTCGTCGCGACCGAGCGGTCGCTGTCCGTCGACGGGATTCCGTGGACGAACGTCGTCCTCTTCCTCGCGACGGTGGTGACCACGCTGTTCGCCGGCGCGCAGTGGTACGGCATCCCCGTCGCCGAGAACCCGATTTCGGTCGTGTACGCCTTGCCCTTCACCCTCTCCGTCCTCGGCGTCCTCGCGGTCCACGAACTCGGCCACTACGTCCTGAGCCGCCGCCACGAGGTCGAGGCGACGCTGCCCTACTTCATCCCGATTCCCAACGCTCTCGGCACGTTCGGGGCCGTCATCCGGATGAAAGACACCATCCCGGACCGCGACGCGCTGTTCGACATCGGCGTCGCCGGCCCGCTCGCCGGCCTGGCCGCTACCGTCGTCGTCACCGCGGTCGGCGTATCCCTGCCGCCGGTGGAGGTCGGTGCGTCCTCGATCATCACCCGCATCGAACTGGGCTACCCGCTGCTCATCCAGGGCATCGCGGCGGTGCTGGGCCAGCCGCTTGTGTACGACCAGCCCGGCGTCATCGTCAACCCCGTCGTCATCGGCGGCTGGGTCGGCTGTCTCGTCACGCTGCTCAACCTGATGCCGGTCGGGCAACTCGACGGCGCGCACGTCACCCGCGCGGTCATCGGCGACCGCATCGGGACCGTCCAGAAGCTCGTCCCCGCCTTCCTGTTCGGTCTCGCCGGGTACCTCACGTTCTTCGGCGACGGCCGCGCCGCCGGCATCTGGGTGTTCTGGGGTATCCTCGTCCTCATCGCCGCCCGCTTCGGTAGCGCCACGCCCGTCGACGAGTCCCCGGTCGGCTCGCGTCGCCGGGCCGTCGCAGTGCTGACGCTCGTGCTGGGCGCGCTCTGTTTCACGCCCGTGCCAATCGTCATCACGGGCTGA
- the acs gene encoding acetate--CoA ligase alpha subunit — translation MGTLATLFAPQRVAVVGATDREGSVGNAVFQNLVDDFEGEVVPVNPSKSSVLGRECYDSVAEVPPVDVAVIVVPPDIAVEAVREAGEHGIENVVVITAGFSESGSEGAARERELVDIAEEYDMNLVGPNCVGVMSTSVGLNATFAPLNANPGNISFMSQSGAFITAVLDWASDRDIGFKDVVSLGNKAVLDEGDFIEEWGADPDTDVVLGYLEDIDNGRAFMETAREVTQDTPVVVVKSGRTDAGASAAASHTGAIAGSDRAYEAGLEQAGVIRTETVQELFDTASVLAGQPLPDNENVAIVTNAGGPGVMATDAVGDSSLSLAEFRDETLSELEEFLPDGANIYNPVDIIGDAPAERFERTIDAVLDDPNVGMAIVLACPTATLSFERLAEQTARLQEAHDTPVAGVLMGGTSAQDAREVLSDAGIPSYFDPARAVDSLDRLQEYATLQDREYTEPESFEVDEEKRDEVLARAAERDSTRLGVEAMELLDAYGIPTPAGRVVDDPEEARELAESIGGDVVMKIVSPDILHKSDIGGVEVGVSPDEVWDTYEDLVARARQYQPDASILGVQVQEMIDLEEATETIVGVTRDPQFGPLVMFGLGGIFVEVLEDTSFRVAPVPEPEAREMTEEIDAAPLLQGARGREPVDTDELVEVIQRISQLVTDVPAITELDINPVVATADGVTAVDLRLTLDQEEL, via the coding sequence ATGGGTACATTAGCGACGCTATTCGCACCACAGCGCGTGGCAGTTGTCGGTGCGACGGACCGTGAAGGGTCGGTCGGCAACGCGGTGTTCCAGAACCTCGTAGACGACTTCGAGGGGGAGGTGGTCCCCGTCAACCCGAGCAAGTCGTCGGTGCTGGGCCGGGAGTGCTACGACTCGGTTGCCGAGGTGCCACCGGTCGACGTGGCCGTCATCGTCGTCCCGCCCGACATCGCCGTCGAGGCGGTACGGGAGGCCGGCGAACACGGCATCGAGAACGTCGTGGTCATCACCGCCGGGTTCTCCGAGTCGGGCAGCGAGGGCGCGGCCCGCGAGCGCGAACTGGTCGACATCGCCGAGGAGTACGACATGAACCTCGTCGGGCCGAACTGCGTCGGCGTGATGTCGACCAGCGTCGGCCTGAACGCGACGTTCGCGCCGCTCAACGCCAACCCGGGGAACATCTCCTTCATGAGCCAGTCGGGCGCGTTCATCACGGCGGTGCTCGACTGGGCCAGCGACCGCGACATCGGGTTCAAGGACGTCGTCTCGCTGGGCAACAAGGCCGTCCTCGACGAGGGCGACTTCATCGAGGAGTGGGGCGCTGACCCCGACACCGACGTCGTCCTGGGCTACCTGGAGGACATCGACAACGGCCGCGCGTTCATGGAGACGGCCCGCGAAGTGACACAGGACACCCCGGTCGTCGTGGTGAAGTCCGGGCGCACTGACGCGGGGGCGTCGGCCGCCGCGTCCCACACCGGCGCAATCGCCGGCAGTGACCGCGCCTACGAGGCGGGCCTGGAGCAGGCCGGCGTCATCCGGACCGAGACGGTCCAGGAACTGTTCGACACGGCGTCGGTGCTCGCCGGCCAGCCGCTGCCGGACAACGAGAACGTCGCCATCGTGACCAACGCCGGCGGCCCCGGCGTGATGGCGACGGACGCCGTCGGCGACTCCTCGCTGTCGCTGGCCGAGTTCCGCGACGAGACGCTGTCGGAACTGGAGGAGTTCCTGCCCGACGGGGCCAACATCTACAACCCGGTCGACATCATCGGCGACGCGCCGGCCGAGCGCTTCGAGCGGACCATCGACGCGGTGCTCGACGACCCCAACGTCGGCATGGCGATCGTGCTCGCCTGTCCGACGGCGACGCTGTCCTTCGAGCGGCTGGCCGAGCAGACGGCCCGCCTGCAGGAGGCCCACGACACGCCCGTCGCGGGCGTGCTGATGGGCGGGACCTCGGCGCAGGACGCCCGAGAGGTACTCAGCGACGCCGGCATCCCCTCGTACTTCGACCCGGCCAGGGCCGTCGACAGCCTCGACCGCCTCCAGGAGTACGCGACCCTGCAGGACAGGGAGTACACCGAACCGGAGTCGTTCGAGGTGGACGAGGAGAAGCGCGACGAAGTGCTCGCGCGGGCGGCCGAGCGCGACTCGACGCGGCTGGGCGTCGAGGCGATGGAGTTGCTGGATGCCTACGGCATCCCGACGCCGGCGGGCCGGGTCGTCGACGACCCGGAGGAGGCCCGCGAACTCGCGGAGTCCATCGGCGGCGACGTCGTGATGAAGATCGTCAGCCCGGACATCCTCCACAAGTCCGACATCGGCGGCGTCGAGGTCGGCGTCAGTCCCGACGAGGTGTGGGACACCTACGAGGACCTGGTGGCCCGCGCCCGGCAGTACCAGCCCGACGCGTCGATTCTGGGCGTCCAGGTCCAGGAGATGATAGACTTGGAGGAGGCGACGGAGACCATCGTCGGCGTCACGCGGGACCCGCAGTTCGGCCCGCTCGTGATGTTCGGGCTGGGCGGCATCTTCGTGGAGGTGCTGGAGGACACGTCGTTCCGCGTCGCGCCGGTCCCGGAACCGGAGGCCCGCGAGATGACCGAGGAGATAGACGCGGCCCCGCTGTTGCAGGGGGCACGCGGCAGAGAGCCGGTGGACACGGACGAACTCGTGGAGGTCATCCAGCGCATCTCCCAGCTCGTCACTGACGTCCCGGCGATTACAGAACTGGACATCAACCCCGTCGTCGCGACAGCGGACGGTGTCACGGCGGTGGACCTGCGGCTGACACTCGACCAGGAGGAGCTATGA